The genome window ATCGAGTACTGGTCCAAGAAGTGCGCGTTCAACGGCGGCGGGCATTTCCTGCATTCGCTGTTCTGGACAGTCATGGCTCCGGCGGGCACGGGCGGCGGCGAACCCACGGGTCCGCTGGCGGACCTGATCAAACGCGACTTTGGCGGATTCGAGGCATTCAAGGCGCAGTTTTCGGCGGCTGCCGCGGGCGTAGAGGGCAGCGGCTGGGGCCTCCTGCATTTCCGTCCCGCCGACGGCCGGCTCATCATCCTGCAAGCGGAGAATCAGCACAAGCTGTCGCCGTGGGGCAGCATTCCCGTACTCGGCATCGACGTGTGGGAGCACGCGTACTACCTGAAATACCAAAACAACCGCGCGGAATACGTGACGCAGTGGTGGAATGTCGTGAACTGGGAACAGGTCGCGAAGAACGTCCAAGTGCATCAGGCGCGATAGGCCTGTGGCGACACCGCCGCGGCACTAGCTGGTCTGAAGAATGAAGAATGGGAGACCCGGCGCTGGCTGGGTCTCCCGTTTGGCTTTCCAATGCCGGAGCAGAATGGCGCATCTAGAACAGAAGTTGCTGGGTATCGTCGGGCGCCGGCCCTTGGGCCTTGGGGGGCGTCTGCTTGGCCTCTTTTTTCGGCGGAGGCGTTTCCGCGGGAACGCCCTCGACTGCGGGTTCGGCCGCGGGCGCAGCGGCGGGCTGCTGTTTCTTTTTCCGGCGCCGGGCCTGCGGTTCCTCCGCGGCCTGCCCGCGCGCAACGGTCTCGATGTCCTCCTGAAGCATTTCCCGGGTGGTCCGCCACGACTTGCCGAGTTTGAAGCCCCGTAGCCGCTTATGCCGGAACATCTGCCGCACGGTGAGCGGCTTGACGTGCAGGATCTGTGCGACATCCTCGACGGTGAGCATATTTTCCAGGTCCATACCAGGTTCCCTCAACAATCGTGGTTATGTGAAGCGGCAGCATCACGGGCTCATGGTACAAAAACCGCCGCAAACAAACAAGTCGCCGGGGTTCGGGGCGTATTGCGGATTTCAAGGCTTCTGGGTAGAATATTGTAATGGGGCTGGTGGTGTGTCCCGGCCACTGCTCCGCAAGTCAGGCGGACAACGCCCAAAAGGGAGACGCGTTTATGAACGTGAAGACCGTGTTGGCGATAGGTGCGCTGTGTCTTATAACCGCACTGGCGCTTGCCTTCCTGGACACGCCGGTATATGCGGCGGCGGGTGATGGCGAACTGAGCGGCGACAAGGACCTGGCGACGAAGAAAGGTCTCGACGCACTCGAGACGAAAGAATTCGACAAGAACAAACTCCCAGGCAAACTCGAGATTGGCCTGGCTGTGGGTTCGATCTTTGCGATGGTCGCCGTTGTCAAGTGGGCTTAGCCGCACATAAGGATGGGGGACACGCTCTCCCGTTGATGGAGGGTCACCTCCGCGAGGGACGCGCCGTGACGGAACGCATTCTGGTGCTGGACGACGAGGCTAGCATCACCGACATGATCGGCCAGCACCTTACGGACGAGGGCTATGTCTGTGAAACCTTCACTTCTCCCCGGAAGGCGTTGAAACGTCTCGCGGAAGACCATTTCGGGCTGTTGATCACGGACCTGAAGATGCCTGAACTGAACGGAATGGAGGTGGTGGCGCGGGCGAAGAAGCTTGATGATACGCTGGCGATCATTGTCGTCACGGCATTACTCGAGGTAACGAACGCCATCGAGGCGATGCACGCGGGGGCTGACGATTATCTGCTGAAACCGTTCAATCTGAGCGAGATTTCGATGGCGGTGCAGAAGGCGCTGGAGAAGCGGCGACTGGTCCTCGAGAACCGGCGCTACCAGCAGGAACTCGAGGCGCGGGTGCACGCGGCAACGGCGGACCTGGCCCGGACGAACGAAGAGTTGCGGCGCACACAAAAGTATCTCGAGGACCTGCTCGACAGCACCGTGGACGCCATCCTTACCGTGGACGCGCAGACACGCATCTCGTATGTGAATGCGGGGGCGCAGGCCATGCTGGGCTACCGGGATGAAGAGTTGCGGGGCGAACCCGTGGTGCGGCTGCTCGCGGGCGGGCCGCAGGAATTGCGGTACATCCGGCGCATGCTTCGCACGGAGTCCCGGCTGCAGAACTACGAAACGGAACTGCGTCATTCGGACGGACATTTCCTGCCCGTGAGCATCTCGATTTCGCAGGTGCGCGACCACGCAGGGCAACCGTTCTCGACGCTGGCCATCTGCAAGGACATCACGGAGCAGAAGCGGCTCGAATCCGAACTGAAAGAAATGTCCAACCGCGACGGGTTGACGAGCCTGTTCAATCAGCGGTATTTCTACGACCGCCTCGAAGCGGAAATCGAGCGCGCGCGGCGTCAGGGTCATCCCCTCTCGCTGTTGCTGTTCGACATCGACCAGTTCAAGCACTACAACGATTGTCACGGCCACCTGGAAGGAGACCGGGTGTTGAAGGCGATCGGCGAAGTCGTGATGGAATGCACGCGCGAACACGTCGATATTCCGTGCCGGTACGGCGGCGACGAATTCACGGTTATCCTCCCCGAAGCGGACAAGCCGCAGGCGCTGAGTATTGCGGAACGCATCCGGGCCACCTTCGAAGCGCGCCATTACGACAAGCTGACGCTGAGTATCGGCTTGATGTCGTACCGCGGCGGTTCGCTGCGCTCCTTCATCCGCTCGACGGACGCCATGATGTACGACGCCAAGCGGTCCGGCGGGAACCGCGTGTACGTTTATGACTATGAAGCGGACGGGGAGGAAGGCGGCGAGACGGCGCGCGAAACGACGGCTCCCCCAAGTTCCGGGTAACGTTTCCCGCCCTATTCCGCTTGCGCGTCGCGCAAACCCGCCAGCGCTTCGTCGTGCGGCAGGCGGCGCCCATTCACAAACGGCGTCGGTGCCGTTCCCGGCTCGAGTTGCACG of Candidatus Hydrogenedentota bacterium contains these proteins:
- a CDS encoding diguanylate cyclase, translating into MTERILVLDDEASITDMIGQHLTDEGYVCETFTSPRKALKRLAEDHFGLLITDLKMPELNGMEVVARAKKLDDTLAIIVVTALLEVTNAIEAMHAGADDYLLKPFNLSEISMAVQKALEKRRLVLENRRYQQELEARVHAATADLARTNEELRRTQKYLEDLLDSTVDAILTVDAQTRISYVNAGAQAMLGYRDEELRGEPVVRLLAGGPQELRYIRRMLRTESRLQNYETELRHSDGHFLPVSISISQVRDHAGQPFSTLAICKDITEQKRLESELKEMSNRDGLTSLFNQRYFYDRLEAEIERARRQGHPLSLLLFDIDQFKHYNDCHGHLEGDRVLKAIGEVVMECTREHVDIPCRYGGDEFTVILPEADKPQALSIAERIRATFEARHYDKLTLSIGLMSYRGGSLRSFIRSTDAMMYDAKRSGGNRVYVYDYEADGEEGGETARETTAPPSSG
- a CDS encoding helix-turn-helix domain-containing protein; this translates as MDLENMLTVEDVAQILHVKPLTVRQMFRHKRLRGFKLGKSWRTTREMLQEDIETVARGQAAEEPQARRRKKKQQPAAAPAAEPAVEGVPAETPPPKKEAKQTPPKAQGPAPDDTQQLLF
- a CDS encoding superoxide dismutase, coding for MENTRREFLRLAGLPVAAAATIGGGTALFSGAAQAQESAAGLGELTEHTLPELPYDYNALEPYIDEQTMRIHHGKHHAAYVKGLNAAEAALAKARAAGDYAQIEYWSKKCAFNGGGHFLHSLFWTVMAPAGTGGGEPTGPLADLIKRDFGGFEAFKAQFSAAAAGVEGSGWGLLHFRPADGRLIILQAENQHKLSPWGSIPVLGIDVWEHAYYLKYQNNRAEYVTQWWNVVNWEQVAKNVQVHQAR